GGCGCACGATGCCGGACGGACCCGGTGAGTTGCGTGGCCGCCTGCGGCCGACGCGCCCGCGCTACTCGGCGGGCACCGCTTCTCAGCCGGATCCAGCCGATGCAGGCCCCCGTCATGCAGGCCCCCGTCATGGAGGCCCCCGTCATCGAGACCCCCATCCGGCGAAACCTGCGGCGCGCGGTGGCAGGCCTGGCCGTGGTTCTGCTCGTGTACGCCGGGCTCCTCGCCACGGCCGTCCGTGGCGAGGAGCCCGTGGTCGAGGCCGGCTGGACATCATCCGCCGCCGAACGCCTCCGCCCCTACGGGACCGTCGCAGCGGAGACAGGAACGGCGTTCGTCCACGATGCGGCACAGCTACTGACCTCGATCCTTGCCTTCGCCCCGCTGCCCCTGGCGGTGCTGAGCCTGCTCTGGCTGGCCCGGCGGGATGAGAGGGTCTACCTGCGCCTCGCCGTCGCGCTGTTGTTGTCCGGCACGGCCGGGCTCGGTGTCTTCGCCGAGGTGCGGGGCGTGCGTGAGGCGTCCCTGTTCGGTGACTACCTGGCGCTGCCTGGTGTCCGTGTCGGCTGGTACGTGCTGATGGCACTGGCGGTGGTCGCCACCACCTCGAAGACCTGGCCGCGGGCGGCCGTACTGCTGCTCGCGGTGCTCGCGGCAGTGTCGGGGGCGTCGAACGGGGGAGGGGGAGACCTGTGGCTCGCGGCGCTGCCGGCCGTGGTCGTACCCCTTCTGGCGTGGTACGTCGCAGGACACCTGCCGGACGAGAAGGGTGAGCATGCTCGCGGGGACGCGGACGCTTCACCTGCCGGGGAGTCCCGGGGACGGGTGCTGTCGTTCCAGCCCCGGCCCTGGCCCCTGCCCCAAGCCTGGCCCCGTTCCCTTGCGCGTGCCCGCGCGCCTGAGTCGACGGGCACCCCAGGACCCGCCCCGCTGCGAGAAGCTGGCTGACGGCCATGGACTTCGGTGCTCTCGTCGAGGCGGCCGGATGGTGGTCGTACGTCATCGTGTTCGCCCTGACGGCCGGTGAGACCAGCGCCTTCGTCGGTGTGCTGCTGCCCGGCGAGACCGTCATCCTCCTCGCGTCGGCGATCGCGGGCCGAGGCGACCTCGACCCCGTGCTCCTCGCCACCCTCGTCGTGACCGGTGGGATGACCGGCGACAGTCTCGGTTACGCCCTGGGGCATTGGTACGGGCGACGCCCGAACTCCCGACTGAGCCGCTGGGTACGGGGCAACAGCCGGATCGGCAGGGCTCATGACTTCCTGACGCGTCATGGCGGGACGGCGGTGGTCGGGGGCCGGTTCATCGGCATCGTACGGACGTTCCTGCCGTTCGCCGCCGGGGCGTCCGGCATGCCGTACCGCCGCTTCTTCCTCTTCAGCACGCTCGCCTCGCTGATCTGGGGGATCGGGAACGTGCTCCTGGGCTACTTCGCCGGTGCCGCCGCCATCGACTTCTTGCACGCGGCCGGACTGATCGGCGCGGCCGTGCTCGCCGCCGTGACGGTGGCGCTGTTCGGTCTCGTGTGGTTGCTCAGGCGTCGCCGAGGCGACGCGCGGACGCCGTCCGCCGTGGTGGCTGCCGGTGCGGCCTTTCGGCGCCCTGAACAGGAGCCGAGCCACCTCATCACCTCATCGAAGGAGTAGTGACCCATGGGATTCGAGGGTGCGGAACTGGCGGTCGTACCGCTGGACGCAGTACAGGCCGATGACGCGACCGTCACCGGTGCCAAGGCCGCCAACCTGGCCCGAGCCGCCATGGCGGGGCTGCCCGTGCTGCCCGGGTTCGTGTTGGTACCCGCCGACCGGGCACCAGGGGCGGCCGCAGGGGAGGACGCGGTGCGCTCCGCCTGGCAGGCACTTGCCGGCCCCCAGGAACGGGCGTTGGTCGTGCGCTCCTCCTCCGCGCACGAGGACACCGAGGACTCCTCGATGGCGGGGCGGTTCGAGTCGGTGCTGGATGTACGAGGCTGGGAGGAGTTCACCCTCGCGGTGCGGATCGTCCTCGACTCGGCCGGAGTGGTCAGGCCGCTGCGCCCACCGGAGGAGACCCCCGACCGCGACGGGATGGCGGTGCTGGTGCAGCCGATGCTCCAATCCACCATCGGCGGCGTGATGTTCGGCGCCGATCCGGTCGAGGGCCGCACCGACCGGATCCTCGTCAGCGCGGTGCCCGGCGGACCGCATCAGCTCGTCGACGGCAGCACTCAAGGCGTGCGCTATCAACTGACCCGTCTCGCCCGCCTGGTGCGCACCGACCCGGCCGAAGCACGTGGCCGCCGGCTGCTGTCCCACCGGCGGCAGGTGAGGCTGGTGGACCTGGCCAAGAAGACCGAGCGGGCGTTCGGCGGGCCCCAGGACATGGAGTTCGGCTTCGACGCCGACGGAAAGCTTTGGCTGTTCCAGGCCCGGCCCATCACCGCGATGGCGGCCCGACCGCTGCCCGGAGCGCGCCTGCTGGGCCCCGGTCCGATCGCCGAGACCCTGCCCGGGGTGCTCCAACCGCTGGAGGAGGACCTGTGGGTGGCGCCGATGTCCCACGGCCTCACCCTCGCCCTCGACATCGCAGGCGCCGCGCCCCGGCGACACCTGCGCAGACTGCCGGTGGTGACCACAGTGGAGGGACGGGCCGCCGCCGATCTGCGGCTGCTGGGCGCCATCCCGTCGGCCCATCCGGTCCTGGACTTCGTCAACCCGGCGCCGGGGGCTCGCCGGGCGGGGGCTGCCTGGCGGATCGGGCGGCTGCGTTCGGCGCTGCCGCTGCTGGCCGTCGACCTGATGGCCGACGTGGACCGGCAGCTGTCCGACTTTCCCCCGCCCCGGGAGATGCTCAGCGGCCAGTTGTTGGACGCCGTCGCCTGGGGTCGGCACGTCCTGTCGTCCCTCCACGCCCAGGAGTCCCTGGCGGGCGCGCTGCTCGGCGCGGGCAGCGGCGCCACCGCGGCCGGCGAAGCGCTCGCGGAACTGACAGAAGGCCGCAGGCGGGGCCTGAGCGACGAGCAACTCCTGGAACGCCACCCCGTCCTGCTGGCCCTGCTGCCCCCGACGCTCGGCGATCGCCCCCCGCTGCCCGCACAGACCGGGTGGACCACGGCGCCCCGGGGCGTGGGCGCGCTGCCCGTACGGGAAGGGCTGCGGCTGCGGATCCGCTGGGTGCAGGAGATGCAGGCCCAGCTGGTGCGGGAACTCGCCGAGCGGATCGACGCCGGTGAGTGCGGGTTCGGGGCCTCCCGTCTGATGCTGCTGCGATGGGAGGAACTGGTCGAGGCTGCGGACGGCAAGGGGCTGCCGGCCGATCTCGGCGCGCGGCTGCCCCGGGAGGACACCGGTCCGCTGCCCGCCGTCTTCCGCCTGGCCGACGGCCGTCCCGTGGCCCAACTCCCGCCCGGACACCGGGCCTCGGGCGAGGGGCAGGGGGCCGGCGGCGGCTTCGGCACCGGCACGGCCTGGGACGGCCACGGCGAGCGCCCCGACCGTCCCGTGCTCGTGGTCCGCTCCCTCGACCCCGCCCTGGCCCCGCTGCTCCCGGGCCTTGCCGGTCTCGTGGCGGAGACGGGCAGCGCCCTGTCGCACCTCGCGGTGCTGGCACGCGAATACCGCGTCCCCACCGCGGTCGGCGTACCGGCAGCCGTCGACCGCTTCCTCTCCGGAACGCCGCTCACCGTGGACGGCGGGGCGGGAGAAGTCGCTGTGCGCGACACCGTGGACGGCGGGACAGGAGGGTTGGCCGTGCGCGACACCGTCGGCGCGGCATCGGGACCTGCTTCGACACGTGAGGAGTCGGCGGCATGAAGTCCATCAGACTGGTCGGCTACACCTTCGGCGGGCTGTCCGCCGCCTACGCCGGCTACTACACCGTGCTCTACCTGACCCGTTGGGAATGGCAGCGAGCCCTCATCTCCGCCGCCCTGCTGATCGTCGTCGAGGTCTTCCTCGCCACCGTCCTGCTGCTCACCCGCCTGAGCCGTCTGGAGGACCGGCTGGAGCGGTCCGACGCCCGTGTCGAGGAGGTTCGCAAGCGGCTCGAACAGAGCCGCGATCCGGTGCCGAACCGCTTCAACTGGCTTGCCGCCGTGGACAGGACGGAGCTGAACGGCACGCATCGGACGTTCGTCTTCGTCCCCGTCCTCATGGTGGCCGGCGCGGCCCTGTCCGGGATCGCCTTGGTCATCCAGAAGGTGGCGGGAGCCACCGCTCGGCCAGGCGCCGAGCGCCGCCTGGCCGGACGCCTGGCGGCACTGACCGCCCCGCCGCTCACCGCGACCGCTCCTTTGGAAAGCCGCCCGGCGGTACCGCCGAATCACACCGGTCGAAAAGCCCTCGCCGTCGCGGCGGCTGTCGGCGGCCTGCTCCTGGTGCCCGTGCTGTGGTCCGCCCTGGCCGACGCGACCCAGACCCGGGCCGAGCAACGGCCGGACGCGGCGAGCACGACCATGGTCTTCCGCGTCGAGACGTACGGCGACCGGAGCGAGGGGGCCGTTCAACTCGCCGCGCGGGATCTGTGGGAGACCTGCCGCCGCTCCACCGCGGCCACGAACGACGACGCCACGCTGAACCGGATGAACGACGGCGTGTACACCGGCGTCATCCGCCCCGCCCTGCCGTCGCACGACGTGCTGCGCCTGCGCGGCTGCCTCCAGGACGCCAACACCAACCGCACCACCGCCGTCGTCCTGGGCGAAGGACAGGCCGAACACCGGAGCTGAGCATCTGCCAGGGAGGCACCGGCGAGCTGGGGAGGTCTACGCCTTGGCGAGCGCCATGGGTGCGGGTGCGGGACCGCCTTCTGTTTGACGACGCTGCGGTGACCGCCCAACGAGTAGCTGAGCAGCCGGAGCCGGCTCCGACCTCCCGGCCCAGTTCGACGAGCGTCCGGTTGTCCGACGGGTCGGTGCGCAGCAGGTCGCAGACCTTTCGCAGCAGCGGATTGCTCGGGGTGGGCAGGTGCAGGGGTTGCTGCACCGAGATCCGCAGCTGGTCGAGACGCACCGCGCGCAGCCGTGTCTGTTGGCGGCACTCCATATCTTCGGAAGCGCTCGCTGGTCCGCGGCGTTGCGTGGCCGTGGCGGTGCCTACGCCTCGGGGCTGACACGGCCGCGACGCGGTTACGCCGTGTGGTGGATGGTGTTCATGCCGTGGCCGGACGCGGGCGGCGGGGGGCCTGCGAAAGCATCAAGGGCATCGAACGCAGGGCCCGTGCTGATCGAGGAGTGTGCCGTATGCCCACGACCGTTGCCTTATCCGACAACGCGCCGACCGAACGAAAGCACTTATCCGGCCGCGCATCAGATCGGACGGTCCCGGGCGTCCCGGTTTGGGCGCGACGTGCGGCGGTCGCGGTCGTCTGGGTGTCTCTGCCATCGGCTTTGTGGCGCCTCGCTGTCGTGCTGGGTGTTCCGCTCGGACTCGGACAGTCCGAGTATGATGCGATGCTCCTGCCCGGCTGGGGCCTGCTGGTGCTGCCTTTGCTGTCGCTGGCCCAAGAAGGTCTGGCCTGGCTGACCCTCGGGTTGGTGCGGCCGTGGGGAGAAGTGTGGCCGCGCTGGATGCCGTATCTCGGAGGCCGTCCGGTCCCGGTACTTGCTGCGGTTGTCCCGGCGGCGTTTGGCGCGCTCGCGTGCAGCATCTATGGAGTATTGCTTGTCTGGACGACCCTGCACGCTCAGATGGACATCACGCCGTGGGGCAACTGGCTCCTGACCGTCTGCTATCTGCCTGTGGCCGCCTGGGGGCCGCTGCTGGGCGCGGTGACCGTGCACTACTACCGGCGCCGCACGCGCCGGTGAGGGGCGGAACCCCGTGAGGCGACGCTCCCGCCGCGATCCAGGTCGCCGACCGGTTCCACCTGTGGCAGGGCGTCGACCGAGCCGTGGAAATCTGTGCACGGCCCACCGCGAATGCCTGAACGGACCAACAGCGCCAATGCGAAGCGACGTTGGGGCGTCGCCCGATGACTCGGTGCGCGGCGGACCGGACCTTGATGGCCGGGGGACCAGCGCAAGGAGGCCGCGCGTGGCCTGGTCCACGAGTTACGTGCTGCCACCTGCCAGGACATCCTCCGAGAAAACCGCTCCCGGCCAAGTTGTCTCCGCCCGGCACAGCTCGCCCATGTGACCCTGCCTCGCAGCAGCCGCGCGTGGATCCGGCTCCGACGCGAAGAAGGCCCCGGGGCTCGTGGCCCCGGGGCATTGACGGGCGCGGTCCACCGCCGGGCGCCGCGTCTCGGCGCGGTCGTTCCCCCGCCGGTGGGGGCCCTTCCTCACACGAAGGCGCTCTCACACGAAGGCGCTCTGCCCGGTGATCGACTTGCCCACGATCAGGGTGTTCATCTCGCGGGTGCCCTCGAAGGAGCAGATCGCCTCGGCGTCGGCGAAGAACCGGAAGATGTCGTGGTCCAGGAGGATGCCGTTGCCGCCGAAGATCTCACGGCTCCAGCCCACGACCTCGCGCATGCGCGAGGTGACGAACGCCTTGGCCAGGGAGGAGTGTTCGTCGCGGTAGATACCGGCGTCCTGGAGGCGGGCGAGCTGCGTGAGCATCGCCCAGGAGGCGGTGACGTTGCCGAGGCTCTTGACCAGGAGGTCCTGCACGAGCTGGAAGCCACCGATGGGTCGGCCGAACTGCTCGCGCTCCCGGGCGTAGTCCAGGGCCAGTTCATAGGCGCCGATCATGACGCCGAGCGCCTGCCAGGCCACCCCGGCGCGGGTCGCGCGCAGGATCTCGGCGACGTCGCGGAAGGAGTCGATGCGCTGGAGGCGGTTGCCCTCCGGGACGCGGACGTCGGTCAGGGTGATCTCGGCGTTCTCGACGATGCGGAAGGCGACCTTGTGCTCGATCTTCGCCGGGGCGAAGCCGGGGGTGCCCTTCTCGACGACGAAGCCCTTGACGTGGTTGTCGTCGACGTCCCGCGCCCACACGACGACGTAGTCGGCGAACGTGGCGTTGCCGATCCACTTCTTTGCGCCGTTCAGGACCCAGCTGTCGCCCTCGCGCCGGGCGGTGGTGCGCATACCGCCGGCGACGTCGGAGCCGCCGAGGGGCTCGGTCATCGCGAAGGCGCCGATCTTGTCCATCGCGGCCATCGCCGGCAGCCAGCGGTCGCGCTGCTTCTGGTCGCCGCCGGAGTGGATGGAGTACATGGCCAGGCCGTTGTGGACGCCGAAGAAGGTCGACACCGAGGCGTCGGTACGGGCCAACTCCAGGGCGAGCATGCCCGACAGGAGGTTGCTCGTGGCGGGCTGGTGCGCGCCGTAGCCCTCGTAGGGCAGGCCGGCCAGGCCGCTGTCGCGGAAGAGGCCGATGAGCTGCATGGGGAACTCGCCCTTGGCCCAACTGTCGTTCACCAGCGGCTTGACCTCGTCGCGCATGAGGGCCCGGGCCTTGAGGAGGATCTTGCGCTCGTCGTCCGGGAGCAGCGACTCGAAGTGGTAGAAATCGGCGGTCAGTTCGTCGGCGATCGGACCGGGGGCCGTGGGCTGTGTGGTGGTGGTCATCTCAGTTCTCCTCCTTCGGGGTGGTCGTCCGGGTCGCGCCGTCCAGCGCGTCCAGGACCGCCAGTTGCTTGCGGTCGCGCGTCTCGGCGAGTTCCGAGGACGTGGAGGAGCCGTAAGCCTTCTCCACGGCTTGGATGAGCCGTTCCTGTTGGTCGGGGGTCTGCGCGGGGTGGCGGCCGGGGGTGTCTTCCAGGGCCCCCATCGACGCGCCGATGTGTGCGACGAGGTGCCGGTAGCCGCCGGGTCCTCCGCCGAGGTGGGCGCCGAGGAACGGGCCGACCGTGGCCCAGCGCGGGCCCAGCGAGTTGGTCATGACGCGGTCCAGGTCCTCGGGGGTCACCACGCCCTGCTCGACGAGGTGAACCGCCTCGCGGCTGAGCGCGTTCTGCAGACGGT
This genomic stretch from Streptomyces deccanensis harbors:
- a CDS encoding DedA family protein, encoding MDFGALVEAAGWWSYVIVFALTAGETSAFVGVLLPGETVILLASAIAGRGDLDPVLLATLVVTGGMTGDSLGYALGHWYGRRPNSRLSRWVRGNSRIGRAHDFLTRHGGTAVVGGRFIGIVRTFLPFAAGASGMPYRRFFLFSTLASLIWGIGNVLLGYFAGAAAIDFLHAAGLIGAAVLAAVTVALFGLVWLLRRRRGDARTPSAVVAAGAAFRRPEQEPSHLITSSKE
- a CDS encoding PEP/pyruvate-binding domain-containing protein; the protein is MGFEGAELAVVPLDAVQADDATVTGAKAANLARAAMAGLPVLPGFVLVPADRAPGAAAGEDAVRSAWQALAGPQERALVVRSSSAHEDTEDSSMAGRFESVLDVRGWEEFTLAVRIVLDSAGVVRPLRPPEETPDRDGMAVLVQPMLQSTIGGVMFGADPVEGRTDRILVSAVPGGPHQLVDGSTQGVRYQLTRLARLVRTDPAEARGRRLLSHRRQVRLVDLAKKTERAFGGPQDMEFGFDADGKLWLFQARPITAMAARPLPGARLLGPGPIAETLPGVLQPLEEDLWVAPMSHGLTLALDIAGAAPRRHLRRLPVVTTVEGRAAADLRLLGAIPSAHPVLDFVNPAPGARRAGAAWRIGRLRSALPLLAVDLMADVDRQLSDFPPPREMLSGQLLDAVAWGRHVLSSLHAQESLAGALLGAGSGATAAGEALAELTEGRRRGLSDEQLLERHPVLLALLPPTLGDRPPLPAQTGWTTAPRGVGALPVREGLRLRIRWVQEMQAQLVRELAERIDAGECGFGASRLMLLRWEELVEAADGKGLPADLGARLPREDTGPLPAVFRLADGRPVAQLPPGHRASGEGQGAGGGFGTGTAWDGHGERPDRPVLVVRSLDPALAPLLPGLAGLVAETGSALSHLAVLAREYRVPTAVGVPAAVDRFLSGTPLTVDGGAGEVAVRDTVDGGTGGLAVRDTVGAASGPASTREESAA
- a CDS encoding acyl-CoA dehydrogenase family protein, encoding MTTTTQPTAPGPIADELTADFYHFESLLPDDERKILLKARALMRDEVKPLVNDSWAKGEFPMQLIGLFRDSGLAGLPYEGYGAHQPATSNLLSGMLALELARTDASVSTFFGVHNGLAMYSIHSGGDQKQRDRWLPAMAAMDKIGAFAMTEPLGGSDVAGGMRTTARREGDSWVLNGAKKWIGNATFADYVVVWARDVDDNHVKGFVVEKGTPGFAPAKIEHKVAFRIVENAEITLTDVRVPEGNRLQRIDSFRDVAEILRATRAGVAWQALGVMIGAYELALDYAREREQFGRPIGGFQLVQDLLVKSLGNVTASWAMLTQLARLQDAGIYRDEHSSLAKAFVTSRMREVVGWSREIFGGNGILLDHDIFRFFADAEAICSFEGTREMNTLIVGKSITGQSAFV